Proteins from one Setaria italica strain Yugu1 chromosome V, Setaria_italica_v2.0, whole genome shotgun sequence genomic window:
- the LOC101757983 gene encoding cytochrome P450 72A15, translating to MATRALLLLREAPPWAVAGAAAAVALLWLAAWTLEWAWWTPRRLDRALRAQGLKGTRYRLFTGDVRENARLNREARTKPLPLGCHDIIPRVLPMLHKVVKENGTVSFTWFGPTPRVMIPDPESVKEVLSNKFGHFGKQQFSRAGKLLGDGVANHEGEKWAKHRRILNPAFHHEKIKKMLPVFATCCVDVINRWENSMSSEGSSEIDIWPEFQNLTGDVISRTAFGSSYQEGRRIFQLQGELAERLIQSFQAIFIPGYWFLPTKNNRRMREINREIHKILREIIGKREKAMKNGETNNDDLLGLLLESNMRQSNGNAKLGLTTEHVIEECKLFYFAGMETTSVLLTWTLVVLSMHPEWQEQAREEVLNHFGRARPDFESLNRLKIVTMILYEVLRLYPPVVLLSRRTYKGMELGGIKYPAGVNLLLPIIFIHHDPNIWGKDAGMFNPERFADGISNATKHQAAFFPFGGGPRICIGQNFALLEAKMALCTILQRFSFELSPSYTHAPYTVITLHPQHGAPIRLKKL from the exons ATGGCGACTCGAGCTCTGCTGCTGCTACGAGAGGCCCCGCCGTGGGCCGTggctggcgcggcggcggccgtggcgctgCTGTGGCTAGCGGCCTGGACTCTCGAGTGGGCGTGGTGGACTCCGCGGCGGCTCGACCGGGCCCTGCGTGCCCAGGGCCTCAAGGGCACCAGGTACCGCCTCTTCACCGGCGATGTGAGGGAGAACGCCCGGCTCAACCGCGAGGCGCGGACGAAGCCGCTCCCGCTTGGATGTCACGACATCATCCCCCGCGTGCTGCCGATGCTCCACAAGGTCGTTAAGGAGAACG GGACTGTGTCATTCACTTGGTTTGGCCCAACCCCGAGGGTGATGATTCCAGACCCAGAATCAGTAAAAGAGGTTTTGTCTAACAAGTTTGGCCACTTTGGCAAACAACAGTTTAGCCGTGCTGGCAAGTTACTAGGAGACGGGGTCGCGAATCATGAAGGCGAGAAATGGGCAAAGCACAGGAGAATTCTCAATCCTGCATTCCACCATGAGAAAATAAAG AAGATGCTGCCTGTATTTGCTACCTGTTGCGTCGATGTGATTAACAGATGGGAAAATTCAATGTCTTCCGAGGGATCTTCTGAGATAGACATCTGGCCTGAGTTCCAGAATCTTACGGGCGATGTTATCTCACGAACCGCATTTGGCAGCAGCTATCAGGAGGGCAGGAGAATTTTCCAGCTTCAAGGAGAGCTAGCTGAACGCCTTATACAATCATTTCAAGCAATATTTATCCCAGGCTACTG GTTCTTGCCCACCAAAAATAACAGAAGGATGAGAGAAATTAATCGAGAGATCCACAAAATTCTGCGTGAAATAATTGGGAAAAGAGAGAAGGCTATGAAAAATGGCGAAACAAATAATGATGACTTGCTGGGCTTGTTACTGGAGTCAAACATGAGGCAATCAAATGGGAATGCAAAGCTAGGATTGACAACAGAACATGTGATTGAGGAATGCAAGCTCTTTTACTTTGCTGGTATGGAGACAACATCAGTCCTGCTTACTTGGACTCTTGTTGTGCTAAGCATGCACCCAGAATGGCAAGAGCAAGCAAGAGAAGAAGTATTGAACCACTTCGGAAGAGCTAGACCAGACTTTGAGAGCTTGAACCGCTTGAAGATT GTAACCATGATTTTGTACGAGGTCCTCAGATTGTACCCACCTGTAGTCCTATTAAGCAGAAGAACTTACAAGGGAATGGAGCTCGGTGGCATCAAATATCCAGCAGGCGTGAACCTTCTCCTGCCCATAATCTTCATTCACCATGATCCCAACATCTGGGGAAAAGACGCAGGCATGTTCAATCCAGAGAGGTTCGCCGACGGCATTTCCAATGCCACCAAGCACCAAGCCGCCTTCTTCCCATTTGGAGGCGGTCCCCGGATCTGTATTGGCCAGAACTTCGCGTTGCTGGAAGCGAAGATGGCGCTGTGCACCATACTCCAGCGCTTCTCATTTGAGCTCTCGCCGTCCTACACTCACGCGCCGTACACTGTGATAACTTTGCACCCTCAGCATGGTGCTCCAATCAGGCTGAAGAAGCTTTGA